The window AACCCAGGGTTCCAGATCACCCGATTATTCCTTTTATTCGGGGGGATGGGACGGGGATCGACATTTGGCCTGCGTCTCAGAAGGTCTTTGATGCTGCCGTCGCCGTTGCCTATGGTGGCCAGCGTCAAATTAGTTGGTTCAAGGTCTATGCCGGGGATGAAGCCTGCGAGAAGTATGGCACCTATCAATACCTACCCGAGGATACCCTGCAAGCCATCCAGGAGTATGGCATCGCCATTAAGGGGCCATTGACAACCCCCATCGGCGGTGGCATTCGTTCCCTCAACGTAGCACTGCGCCAAATCCATGACCTCTATGCCTGTGTGCGTCCGTGTACCTACTACTCCGGCACCCCCTCGCCCCATAAAACCCCAGAAAAACTCGATGTCATTATCTATCGAGAGAATACGGAAGATATTTACCTCGGGATTGAATGGCGGCAAGGCAATCCCATCTGCGATCGCCTGATCAAGTTGCTCAACGAAGAACTGATTCCGGCCACTCCTGAACATCAGGGGAAGCAAATCCGTCTTGACTCGGGAATTGGCATTAAACCCGTGAGTAAAACTGGTTCCCAGCGGTTAGTTCGCCGCGCCCTGCAACATGCCCTCCGCCTACCCAAAGCCAAACAAATGGTGACCTTGGTTCACAAGGGCAACATTATGAAGTACACCGAAGGAGCCTTTCGAGATTGGGGATACGAACTGGCAACCACGGAATTCCGGGCTGAGTGTGTGACCGAGCAGGAATCTTGGATTCTCAGTAACCGCGAGCGCAACCCATCCATCACCATCGAAGAGAACGCCCGCCGGATTGAACCGGGCTATGATGCCCTCACCAGTGAGAAGCAGGCAAAAATCTGCCAGGAAGTCGAAGCGGTTCTCAACCAAATTTGGGATAG of the Neosynechococcus sphagnicola sy1 genome contains:
- a CDS encoding NADP-dependent isocitrate dehydrogenase, with translation MYKLITPPTTGSKITFENGEPRVPDHPIIPFIRGDGTGIDIWPASQKVFDAAVAVAYGGQRQISWFKVYAGDEACEKYGTYQYLPEDTLQAIQEYGIAIKGPLTTPIGGGIRSLNVALRQIHDLYACVRPCTYYSGTPSPHKTPEKLDVIIYRENTEDIYLGIEWRQGNPICDRLIKLLNEELIPATPEHQGKQIRLDSGIGIKPVSKTGSQRLVRRALQHALRLPKAKQMVTLVHKGNIMKYTEGAFRDWGYELATTEFRAECVTEQESWILSNRERNPSITIEENARRIEPGYDALTSEKQAKICQEVEAVLNQIWDSHGQGQWQEKVMVNDRIADSIFQQIQTRPDEYSILATLNLNGDYLSDAAAAIVGGLGMGPGANIGDRCAIFEATHGTAPKHAGLDRINPGSVILSGVMMLEFMGWQEAADLIKQGIARAISHREVTYDLARLMAPPVEPPLKCSEFADAIIRHFQA